The following is a genomic window from Solanum lycopersicum chromosome 6, SLM_r2.1.
TTTGGATTCTACCCAGGAATGCACGGTCAAGCATTTCCCTGTGGGGATTTTGAGACCTAATTGGCTTGAAGGTGCGAATTATTTGGGCCAGAGGTATAAGGATGGATTTCTCTGTAATGTTTGGGAGAAGATTGATTTCCTACACTATTATGAAGATGTTGCTACCCAGATACCTGTTTATTGGCAGTTTTATGATGGTATGTATgcttttattatatgattttgagCAATTCCTGTTAATATTCTAATTGAGTTAGACTGCtgattcatttaattatatacatCAAAATTccatattcttaaaaaaaaaaaaatcagcatTTTTGCATACTCGTGTTCCGAATTTGGTTTTGGGTTTTGCAGGTTGTTAGAACACATTAATGAAGgatttaaaatgttatatagTTTCTGTGTACATGAACAATAATCGTCTCGTGAGCTAGCGTTTTGTGttaagtttaaactttaaaagcTGTTTCTTTTTTCAGCCTCTCTAGATCTGCGCATGGTAATTTTTTGCTGGATATATATTTGTGAAATAATGCAGGATTGATCGAAcatattataacttttgaggTGGGGAAAGTGCTGGAGGATTCTAAGTGGCAAGCCCCCGCTTACTGCTTCAAGGAGATGGAGAAAGGAAAGTTAACATTGCAAGATCGAAAAGTTGAAGACCACTCTCTTCTCGCTTTGTTTCATGACAGAAGATTTAAAAGTGACAAATGAACATAGATGTATGACAAAAATATACCTAGTGCCACTTGAATATGCCCATGTTTTGAGTTTGTAGTGCTAAATAGTTTGGGACAAATACACACACATTCCTTTGAACTTGCACTTTTATATGGCATGACATTTTAGTGACTGGTCTGTATGTGTTTGATACACACTGAACAAAATATTACTTCAAGCTTATTTGTTTGTAATCTAGAACAAAATGGTCGCGTGACACTGCTTTGGCCAAGGTTTACGCCCCTCGAGTTAGAGGGTTCTTAGGATTTCAAAAGCGACCTGTTTTAACTAATTAATACAATGTGTACTTCATAATAatgtgaaatttaaaactttatgaTATTGATTTATCTTTTAACTACGAGACTTAAAACTTATTGGTCTGCCTTATTATTCCGTTTGTCCATATAAACTGGTCAATTCAAGTGAAATAATCTTTCTATTcacaaaattatatcatatttattatgtCCAAACGTCTATTAAGACTGGTAAAATGGAGACTTTATTGAGGGGTTTACAACAATCATTTTAAAGTTGAAtgatcttaaattttttatttcagttgTTTCGTGcataaaaatatcaaagaaTTCACATTATGTGAGCTTCCTTTTCTAACATCAGACTTATATACAAGTCAACATTAATTTAAGAAGCACAAAAAAAATACGCTcactcaaaaaaaaagaatgaaattaaaCCTAAAAGTTTGTCAGTAGAATAAGACATAAGGtgatcaaaaattcaaaatcaccAATTCCCAAAGTTGCTTTCTCCGTCCCATAATGGATTAACACTACGAGgtaattaagaaattattattgaattgatcaactttactattttaccctttttacatattaattaaccttttagaaaaaaagttaaatcttcaaaatttgtttaaattttggCCATATTAATTTTAGAGGcggaatgaaaaaaattatcaatat
Proteins encoded in this region:
- the LOC101252090 gene encoding uncharacterized protein At4g14100 translates to MYFPINFIFLFTLSPFWVPSIALKLDTTDPIPSPWPHQFHATTIMNYTGGLRKVDLWYDWPNKRYLHINQYQLGKKLYDVEWQNGTSFYFTLDSTQECTVKHFPVGILRPNWLEGANYLGQRYKDGFLCNVWEKIDFLHYYEDVATQIPVYWQFYDGLIEHIITFEVGKVLEDSKWQAPAYCFKEMEKGKLTLQDRKVEDHSLLALFHDRRFKSDK